A region of Streptomyces sp. NBC_01264 DNA encodes the following proteins:
- a CDS encoding PucR family transcriptional regulator, with protein sequence MGGRRTRTEQEWSVLGSAADVLIADIPGLTDQLIRDLAKHSPLFDLAVPRDEHWQQVSKAMHYGIEAFAAPRSAPRKDLSYAEELGRRRAEQGLPLDLLLYAYRRAGRLTWDALLDIVTEKEPEALPVLARAAGAMWAGIEQQAAATAEAYRTAEVEMRRRSDERVQALLDALLEGDSAPALAAQVALALDLPEQGRYAVVVMPADRGDSVHRVVAAGGMRLFWRMRTERELAVVALGDSSPAELAAELADRCPGPGGISPVVDGLAELGRARRLAETALRTCGQDERVLVQLSDRLPMALVVRQPELSAELVQAVLGPLLELDPTDRAMLLETLDAWLAAEGSAGRAASRLYCHRNTVFNRLRRLEHLTSKSLSRPRDLIALTLARDAYRLSVG encoded by the coding sequence ATGGGTGGACGCAGAACGCGCACGGAACAGGAGTGGTCGGTCCTGGGGTCGGCGGCGGACGTACTGATCGCCGACATCCCCGGGCTCACCGACCAGCTCATCAGGGACCTGGCGAAGCACTCGCCGCTGTTCGACCTGGCCGTTCCGCGGGACGAGCACTGGCAACAGGTCAGCAAGGCCATGCACTACGGGATCGAGGCCTTCGCCGCACCCCGGTCAGCCCCGCGCAAGGACCTCTCGTACGCGGAGGAACTGGGCCGGCGACGGGCCGAGCAGGGGCTGCCGCTGGACCTGCTGCTCTACGCGTACCGCAGGGCGGGCCGGCTCACCTGGGACGCGCTGCTGGACATCGTCACCGAGAAGGAGCCGGAGGCGCTGCCGGTCCTGGCCCGCGCCGCCGGGGCCATGTGGGCGGGGATCGAGCAGCAGGCCGCCGCGACCGCGGAGGCGTACCGCACCGCGGAGGTCGAGATGCGCCGGCGCAGCGACGAGCGGGTGCAAGCCCTCCTGGACGCCCTGCTGGAGGGGGACAGCGCACCGGCCCTGGCCGCCCAGGTGGCGCTCGCCCTGGACCTGCCGGAGCAGGGGCGGTACGCGGTGGTGGTGATGCCGGCCGACCGGGGCGATTCGGTGCACCGGGTGGTGGCGGCGGGCGGGATGCGGCTGTTCTGGCGGATGCGCACGGAACGGGAGCTGGCCGTGGTGGCACTGGGCGACTCCTCGCCGGCCGAGCTGGCGGCGGAGCTCGCGGACCGCTGTCCGGGACCGGGCGGGATCAGCCCGGTGGTGGACGGACTGGCCGAGCTGGGCCGGGCCCGGCGGCTGGCGGAGACGGCGCTGCGGACCTGCGGGCAGGACGAACGGGTGCTGGTGCAGCTGTCCGACCGGCTGCCCATGGCCCTGGTGGTGCGCCAGCCCGAGCTGTCGGCCGAGCTGGTCCAGGCGGTGCTGGGCCCCCTGCTGGAACTCGACCCGACGGACCGGGCGATGCTGCTGGAGACCCTCGACGCCTGGCTGGCGGCGGAGGGTTCCGCGGGCCGCGCGGCGAGCCGCCTGTACTGCCACCGCAACACGGTCTTCAACCGGCTGCGCCGACTGGAGCACCTGACGTCGAAGTCCCTGTCCCGCCCCCGGGACCTGATCGCGCTCACGCTGGCGCGGGACGCGTACCGGCTGTCGGTCGGCTGA
- a CDS encoding branched-chain amino acid ABC transporter permease codes for MTTFLELLLGGLSMGSVYALIALGFVVIFKATEVVNFAHASLLLAGGYVTATLHEELGFWGALLAGALSAAAVGAAIEFLVMRRYRGQDQSVLAIVTIGVDILLITDLTRRLGTDVLSLGDPWGDRVVHLGAVTVPQTRIAAILAAGLLITVFLLVFRHTSWGVAMRAAAEQPETAALMGVRLGRVSLAAWAVAGALAAVAALFLTVFPTPGLERATSLAALKAFPAAILGGLDSTSGALAGGLIVGVTEALATGYQSQLTFLGRGIGDLAPYLVMVAVLLIRPAGLLGTKELARV; via the coding sequence ATGACCACCTTCCTCGAACTGCTCCTCGGCGGGCTCTCCATGGGCTCCGTCTACGCCCTCATCGCCCTCGGCTTCGTGGTCATCTTCAAGGCCACCGAAGTGGTCAACTTCGCCCACGCCTCCCTGCTTCTGGCCGGCGGGTACGTCACCGCCACCCTGCACGAGGAGCTCGGATTCTGGGGCGCGCTCCTGGCCGGGGCCCTGTCGGCGGCCGCCGTGGGGGCGGCGATCGAGTTCCTGGTGATGCGGCGCTACCGGGGCCAGGACCAGAGCGTGCTGGCCATCGTCACCATCGGCGTGGACATCCTCCTCATCACCGACCTCACCCGGCGTCTCGGCACCGACGTGCTCTCGCTGGGCGATCCGTGGGGCGACCGCGTGGTCCACCTCGGCGCGGTCACCGTCCCCCAGACCCGGATCGCCGCCATCCTCGCCGCCGGCCTGCTGATCACCGTGTTCCTGCTCGTGTTCCGGCACACCTCCTGGGGGGTGGCCATGCGCGCCGCCGCCGAACAGCCGGAAACGGCCGCGCTGATGGGCGTGCGGCTGGGCCGGGTCTCGCTGGCGGCGTGGGCCGTGGCGGGGGCACTGGCCGCCGTCGCCGCGCTCTTCCTGACCGTCTTCCCCACGCCCGGCCTGGAGCGGGCCACGTCCCTCGCCGCCCTGAAGGCCTTCCCGGCGGCGATCCTCGGCGGTCTCGACTCCACCTCCGGCGCGCTGGCCGGCGGTCTGATCGTGGGCGTCACCGAGGCACTGGCCACCGGCTACCAGAGCCAGTTGACCTTCCTCGGCCGGGGCATCGGCGACCTGGCTCCGTACCTGGTGATGGTCGCGGTCCTGCTGATCCGTCCCGCCGGACTCCTCGGCACGAAGGAGCTCGCCCGTGTCTGA
- a CDS encoding SRPBCC family protein, with amino-acid sequence MSHVEEYVEVNVPIRTAYNQWTQFEDFPAFMEGVERIVQRTDTLTHWVTNVNGVQREFDAQITEQLPDRRVAWMTVDGEARQAGLVTFQPIDATTTKVVLHMNWAPDGLAESAADKLGFVKRQVAGDLKRFKLFIESRGVATGAWRGEI; translated from the coding sequence ATGTCGCACGTCGAGGAGTACGTCGAGGTCAACGTCCCCATACGCACGGCCTACAACCAGTGGACACAGTTCGAGGACTTTCCCGCCTTCATGGAGGGGGTCGAACGCATCGTCCAGCGCACGGACACGCTCACCCATTGGGTGACGAACGTGAACGGTGTGCAGCGCGAGTTCGACGCGCAGATCACCGAGCAGCTCCCGGACCGACGCGTCGCGTGGATGACGGTCGACGGTGAGGCCCGCCAGGCCGGTCTCGTCACCTTCCAGCCGATCGACGCGACCACCACCAAGGTCGTCCTGCACATGAACTGGGCACCGGACGGCCTGGCCGAGTCGGCCGCCGACAAGCTCGGCTTCGTCAAGCGTCAGGTGGCCGGCGATCTGAAGCGGTTCAAGCTCTTCATCGAGTCGCGTGGGGTCGCGACGGGTGCCTGGCGCGGCGAGATCTGA
- a CDS encoding bifunctional serine/threonine-protein kinase/ABC transporter substrate-binding protein, whose amino-acid sequence MTEQNSELIAGRYQLVELIGQGGMGRVWRGVDQQLFGREVAVKEILFPAGLDDGDRATLLMRFTGEARAAVTLSHPGIITIHDVVEHNGAPVIVMEFIRGQSLAAAIRSQGRLPVQRVVEIGAALLGALTEAHGARIIHRDIKPDNVLLSKDRVVLTDFGIAHLADATTKLSRSGTVIGTPHYMPPEQLEGKRPTPANDLWALGATLYHAVEGRPPFEADGLHALAVAVFTRPHRPPVHAGPLAPVLDALLTKDPARRVGAAEAAELLASALRSSRSRPDTSAESSPHESDPPKSDPGESDPRQSDPRESVPVPFPDAATEHAPTPTEREAELPSPSPLPTPTAEEPASAPGTLRRPVPERPTTPPVAVPSGEDLISLGRPDRQGRAEGASTRRRTLTRRSAVWGVAMVTLAAGSVLTWKLTRDTPPDGGTPGGGSGAASSVTVVIGLDAPLSGGLSAMGVGMKNSADLAVRTSNRTGHVPGVNFEIKALDDEAAPAKGGPNATRFIEDEKVLGMVGPLTSGVAKAMAQPLGQANLVNVSPANTDPVLTLGPDWAKGSKSRPYTTYFRTVATDVDQGPFAARYLHGEAGKRKLYVIHDAGTYGTGLASGFGAAFTKLGGTVVGTDQIDPAQDDFSYLAPQIRASGADAVYFGGYYDAAGPLSEQLKQAGVTIPLMGGDGIFDQQFLTTNKKAEGDLATGIGVPAEGLEKGQDFLTRYREAGYPEAAGTYGPYAYDATWAVIEAVKAVVEANGGALPADARAKMPQAVSGLAFDGVTGRVAFDEYGDTVNRQLTVYAVKGGSWTTLRSGPAAP is encoded by the coding sequence GTGACCGAGCAGAATTCCGAACTCATCGCCGGCCGTTACCAGCTCGTCGAACTCATCGGCCAGGGGGGCATGGGCCGGGTTTGGCGCGGCGTCGACCAGCAGCTCTTCGGACGCGAGGTCGCCGTCAAGGAGATCCTCTTCCCGGCGGGGCTGGACGACGGCGACCGCGCGACGCTGCTCATGCGTTTCACCGGCGAGGCCCGCGCGGCGGTCACTCTCAGCCATCCCGGGATCATCACCATCCACGACGTCGTGGAGCACAACGGCGCCCCCGTCATCGTCATGGAGTTCATCCGGGGGCAGTCCCTCGCCGCGGCCATCCGCTCGCAGGGGCGGCTGCCCGTGCAGCGCGTGGTGGAGATAGGGGCCGCCCTGCTCGGTGCGCTCACCGAAGCCCACGGCGCACGGATCATCCACCGCGACATCAAGCCGGACAATGTGCTCCTGTCCAAGGACCGCGTCGTCCTCACCGACTTCGGCATCGCCCATCTGGCGGACGCCACGACGAAGCTGAGCCGGAGCGGGACCGTCATCGGCACCCCGCACTACATGCCCCCGGAGCAGCTCGAGGGCAAGCGTCCGACCCCGGCCAACGACTTGTGGGCGCTCGGCGCCACCCTCTACCACGCCGTCGAGGGCCGCCCGCCGTTCGAGGCCGACGGGCTCCACGCCCTTGCCGTCGCCGTCTTCACCCGACCCCACCGGCCGCCGGTCCACGCCGGCCCGCTGGCGCCCGTACTGGACGCGCTCCTGACCAAGGATCCGGCGCGACGCGTCGGCGCCGCCGAGGCCGCCGAGCTCCTGGCGTCGGCGCTGCGCTCCTCGCGGTCCCGGCCGGACACGAGCGCGGAGTCCTCCCCCCACGAATCCGACCCGCCCAAGTCCGACCCCGGCGAGTCCGACCCCCGCCAGTCCGACCCCCGCGAGTCCGTGCCGGTCCCCTTCCCGGACGCGGCGACGGAGCACGCTCCCACCCCGACCGAGCGGGAGGCGGAGCTGCCGTCCCCCTCGCCCCTGCCGACGCCCACGGCCGAGGAGCCGGCGTCTGCGCCCGGTACGCTCCGCCGGCCCGTACCGGAGCGGCCGACCACCCCGCCCGTGGCCGTGCCCTCCGGCGAGGATCTGATCTCGCTCGGCCGGCCGGACCGGCAGGGGCGGGCCGAGGGCGCGTCCACCCGACGGCGCACCCTCACGCGGCGCTCCGCCGTGTGGGGAGTCGCCATGGTCACGCTCGCGGCCGGCTCCGTTCTGACCTGGAAGTTGACCCGTGACACCCCACCCGACGGCGGGACGCCTGGCGGCGGTTCCGGGGCGGCCTCCTCCGTCACGGTGGTCATCGGGTTGGACGCACCGCTCAGCGGCGGCCTGTCGGCGATGGGGGTCGGCATGAAGAACTCCGCCGACCTGGCGGTCAGGACCTCCAACCGCACCGGGCACGTACCCGGTGTGAACTTCGAGATCAAGGCTCTGGACGACGAGGCCGCTCCCGCCAAGGGCGGGCCGAACGCCACTCGGTTCATCGAGGACGAGAAGGTGCTCGGCATGGTCGGGCCCCTCACCTCCGGGGTCGCCAAGGCCATGGCGCAGCCGCTCGGACAGGCGAACCTCGTCAACGTGTCACCGGCCAACACCGACCCCGTGCTGACGCTGGGCCCCGACTGGGCCAAGGGCTCCAAGTCGCGCCCGTACACGACCTATTTCCGAACCGTCGCCACGGACGTCGACCAGGGGCCGTTCGCCGCCCGGTACCTCCACGGCGAGGCCGGGAAGAGGAAGCTCTACGTCATTCACGACGCGGGCACCTACGGCACTGGGCTCGCTTCCGGGTTCGGGGCCGCGTTCACGAAGCTCGGCGGGACCGTCGTGGGTACGGACCAGATCGATCCCGCGCAGGACGACTTCTCCTACTTGGCCCCGCAGATCCGGGCCTCCGGCGCCGATGCCGTGTACTTCGGCGGCTACTACGACGCCGCCGGGCCGCTCTCCGAGCAGCTCAAGCAGGCGGGTGTGACCATCCCCCTGATGGGCGGCGACGGCATCTTCGACCAGCAGTTCCTGACCACGAACAAGAAGGCCGAGGGCGACCTCGCCACGGGCATCGGCGTTCCCGCCGAGGGCCTGGAAAAGGGACAGGACTTCCTCACGCGGTACCGGGAGGCGGGATACCCGGAGGCGGCCGGCACCTACGGCCCCTACGCGTACGACGCCACCTGGGCCGTCATCGAGGCGGTGAAGGCCGTGGTGGAGGCCAACGGCGGAGCCCTCCCGGCGGACGCGCGGGCGAAGATGCCGCAGGCCGTGTCGGGGCTGGCTTTCGACGGCGTCACCGGTCGGGTGGCCTTCG
- a CDS encoding ABC transporter ATP-binding protein codes for MNANASPPPHASPPPLTVTDVTVRFAGLTALDSVSFTVDPGSVHAVIGPNGAGKSTCFNVLSGVYRATGGSVRFGAAELTGLAPHAVAALGVARTFQNLALPPHTTVADSLLLGRHRLMRTGFLAAGLRLPAAAREDRRHRERVREIAEFVGLEGDLAAPAGSLPYGKQKLVELARALCMEPRLLLLDEPVAGMTADERQRTAAVIAGVRDGLGISIVLVEHDMGVVMRLADAVTVLDFGKRIGGGTPAQVQNDPAVVRAYLGEEEPAA; via the coding sequence ATGAACGCGAACGCCTCCCCACCGCCACACGCCTCCCCGCCGCCGCTCACCGTCACCGACGTCACCGTCCGCTTCGCAGGCCTGACCGCCCTCGACTCGGTCTCCTTCACCGTGGACCCCGGCAGCGTGCACGCCGTCATCGGACCCAACGGAGCGGGCAAGTCCACCTGCTTCAACGTGCTGTCCGGGGTGTACCGGGCCACCGGCGGAAGCGTCCGCTTCGGCGCCGCCGAGCTCACCGGCCTCGCCCCGCACGCCGTCGCGGCCCTCGGCGTCGCCCGCACCTTTCAGAACCTGGCGCTGCCCCCGCACACCACCGTCGCCGACAGCCTCCTGCTGGGGCGCCACCGGCTGATGCGGACCGGCTTCCTGGCCGCGGGACTGCGGCTTCCCGCCGCCGCCCGCGAGGACCGCCGGCACCGCGAACGGGTCCGGGAGATCGCCGAGTTCGTCGGCCTGGAGGGCGACCTCGCGGCGCCCGCCGGCTCGCTCCCGTACGGAAAGCAGAAACTCGTCGAGCTGGCCCGGGCCCTGTGCATGGAGCCCCGGCTGCTGCTCCTCGACGAACCCGTCGCCGGCATGACCGCCGACGAGAGGCAGCGCACGGCCGCCGTCATCGCGGGCGTCCGGGACGGCCTCGGCATCTCGATCGTGCTGGTCGAACACGACATGGGGGTGGTGATGCGGCTCGCGGACGCGGTGACCGTACTCGACTTCGGCAAACGCATCGGCGGCGGAACTCCCGCGCAGGTGCAGAACGATCCCGCGGTCGTCCGCGCGTACCTCGGAGAGGAGGAACCGGCCGCATGA
- a CDS encoding GNAT family N-acetyltransferase, with product MSTRTTLPIAGYGIRFARSSESGAVASLLARAFSDDPVMAWMVPASADRERRIARYFELAQRQQRPRAGGVRVAATTDGRLLAAALWSGPGRWRTSASAELAALPHYVRVFGLRGMSRAGEVQNVMHSAHPDTPHWYLPSVGTDPGLQGTGVGSALLRQQLADCDGLGQPAYLESSKAANVPFYERMGFRVTSELRLPHGGPTLWPMWREPSSTARQVGVHGPVKLG from the coding sequence ATGAGCACCCGTACGACACTGCCCATTGCCGGGTACGGCATCCGGTTCGCCCGGTCCTCCGAGTCCGGGGCGGTCGCCTCCCTGCTGGCCCGCGCCTTCTCCGACGACCCGGTCATGGCATGGATGGTCCCCGCCTCGGCCGACCGGGAACGCCGGATCGCCCGCTACTTCGAGCTCGCCCAGCGCCAGCAGCGACCCCGCGCCGGCGGTGTCCGGGTCGCCGCGACCACCGACGGGCGGTTGCTGGCGGCCGCGCTGTGGTCGGGGCCCGGGCGCTGGAGGACCTCCGCGTCAGCAGAGCTGGCGGCGCTCCCCCATTACGTACGCGTCTTCGGTCTCCGAGGGATGTCGAGGGCCGGCGAGGTCCAGAACGTCATGCACAGCGCCCATCCGGACACTCCGCACTGGTACCTGCCGTCCGTGGGAACGGACCCGGGGCTCCAGGGGACGGGAGTCGGTTCGGCGCTGTTGCGCCAGCAGTTGGCCGACTGCGACGGGCTCGGGCAACCCGCCTACCTGGAGTCGAGCAAGGCCGCCAACGTTCCGTTCTACGAGCGGATGGGTTTCCGCGTCACCTCCGAACTCCGCCTTCCCCATGGGGGACCCACCCTCTGGCCCATGTGGCGCGAGCCCTCGTCGACGGCCCGCCAGGTCGGGGTGCATGGGCCCGTCAAGCTCGGGTAG
- a CDS encoding transglycosylase SLT domain-containing protein: MSHTVIRRIAASKKTLAGTVLALGVAGSMLSAVPAQAAPLSAKAIAQQMIKDPAQFAAFNNIVSRESGWDHTATNSSSGAYGLVQALPASKMSSAGSDWKTNPATQIKWGLDYMNSRYGSPEGAWTFWQNHHWY, encoded by the coding sequence GTGTCCCACACTGTCATCCGCCGCATCGCCGCTTCGAAGAAGACCCTCGCGGGTACCGTCCTCGCCCTGGGCGTCGCCGGTTCCATGCTGTCCGCGGTTCCCGCGCAGGCCGCCCCGCTGAGTGCCAAGGCGATCGCCCAGCAGATGATCAAGGACCCGGCGCAGTTCGCGGCCTTCAACAACATCGTGTCCCGTGAGAGTGGCTGGGACCACACCGCCACGAACTCCTCCTCGGGCGCCTACGGCCTGGTCCAGGCCCTGCCGGCCTCGAAGATGTCCTCGGCGGGCTCGGACTGGAAGACCAACCCGGCCACCCAGATCAAGTGGGGCCTGGACTACATGAACTCCCGCTACGGCAGCCCGGAGGGCGCCTGGACCTTCTGGCAGAACCACCACTGGTACTAA
- a CDS encoding ABC transporter ATP-binding protein — MGSLQVRELSIGYGAVRALRSVSLDVPAGAVVVVLGGNGAGKSTLLRAVSRTLGFHRGAVTGGSVTFDGRPLDGIGPDRVVAAGVVQVPEGRKIFTRMTVADNLRAGALGGRAGSRAATARSLARVHELFPVLAQRARQRAGLLSGGEQQMLALGRALMARPRLLLLDEPTLGLAPKMAATIAETITEINASGASVLLVEQNAALALRLSSHAYVLEVGEVTLAGPAAELAASDEVRRRYLGITDEAAPEAATDGTRRELRRWTA; from the coding sequence GTGGGTTCGCTACAAGTGCGTGAGCTGTCCATCGGCTACGGTGCGGTCCGGGCACTGCGCTCCGTATCGCTCGACGTGCCCGCCGGCGCGGTGGTCGTCGTACTCGGAGGGAACGGCGCCGGGAAGTCCACGCTGCTGCGCGCGGTGTCCCGGACGCTCGGGTTCCACCGGGGGGCGGTCACGGGCGGGAGCGTCACCTTCGACGGCCGGCCGCTGGACGGGATCGGCCCGGACCGGGTCGTCGCCGCCGGGGTGGTCCAAGTACCCGAGGGACGCAAGATCTTCACCCGCATGACCGTCGCGGACAACCTCCGTGCCGGGGCCCTGGGCGGCCGCGCGGGATCCCGCGCGGCCACGGCCCGCTCCCTGGCCCGGGTGCACGAGCTGTTTCCCGTACTGGCCCAGCGGGCGCGGCAGCGGGCCGGACTGCTGTCCGGCGGTGAGCAGCAGATGCTCGCCCTGGGCCGCGCCCTGATGGCGCGCCCGCGCCTGCTGCTGCTCGACGAGCCCACCCTCGGGCTCGCTCCCAAGATGGCCGCCACCATCGCCGAGACGATCACCGAGATCAACGCCTCGGGTGCCTCGGTGCTCCTCGTCGAGCAGAACGCCGCCCTGGCGCTGCGGCTCTCCTCCCACGCCTACGTCCTGGAGGTCGGCGAGGTCACCCTCGCAGGCCCGGCCGCCGAGCTGGCCGCCTCGGACGAGGTGCGGCGCCGCTACCTGGGCATCACCGACGAGGCCGCGCCCGAGGCGGCCACCGACGGGACCCGGCGGGAACTGCGCAGGTGGACGGCATGA